The genomic window TATGTGAATCCGACTGATAGCGTGAACTTAGAAAATGGATCGCATCAATATTTTGATCGTACAATGCGCGATGCAGAACACAATGAACATGGATATGTTACTGTTCAAAAGGCTTTTGAGATGTCTTCCAACGTAGGAATTTCGAAAGTAATTTATCAGCATTATGCAAAACAACCACAAAAATTTGTGGATGGATTGTGCCGTTTAGGCTTGGATAAACCGCTTAATCTGAGTATTCCTGGAGTTGGAATTCCGTATATCCCGAACACAAAAGATAAAGCCGGATGGTCTGGTACCACGTTGCCGTGGATGTCTATCGGATACGGAGTTACGATTACGCCGCTTCAAACACTCACACTTTACAATGCTGTTGCCAACAACGGAGTGATGGTGAATCCGCAATTTGTAAGTGAAATCAGAAGACAAGGCAAAGTGGTAAAAACATTCCATACACAAGTTATTAATCCTGCGATTTGTTCCATGAATACGATTGGAAAAGTAAAACGAATGTTGGAAGGTGTTGTCCTGTATGGAACAGCGAAAAATCTGCGAGGCGGTAGTTATACTGTGGCAGGAAAAACAGGAACAGCTCAAATTGCAAAAGGTGCAGGAGGATATAAAAGTGGATCACAAATAGCATATCAAGCCACTTTCGTGGGGTATTTTCCTGCAGACAATCCAAAATATTCTTGCATCGTAATTGTGAGTGCGCCTTCGAATGACGTGTATTATGGAGCATTGGTGGCAGGTCCGATATTCAAAGAAATTGCGGATAAAGTGTACGCTACGAATTTGGAAATACACAACGCAATTAATAATGTAGAACCTCCTTTTGCTTTAAGAGCACCAGAAATCAATAGCGGATACCAACCAGATATTGACCAGGTATTGAGCGATTTGAAAATACATTCTTCTTCCGAAAATACGCATGCTGATTGGGTATATGGAAAAATATCAGATTCTTCAGAAGTAAAACTATATCCCGCAAAATCAGGGAATGGATCAACAAAGGAAATGGTGCCAAACGTCATCGGGATGCAAGCAGAAGATGCTGTTTTTTTACTTGAAAATGCTGGGCTACACGTAAAAATAATTGGGAATGGAACAATTATGAAACAATCTATTGATGCCGGAACGAAGATTACAAAGGGAACACAAATAATATTAGAGCTTTCTTAAATCGAATATGAAATTATTGAAAGACATATTGTATAAAGCAGGATTGGCAGAGGTGATTGGCTCTACGAATGTTGCCATTACGTCTATTTGTTTTGATTCTCGTAAGGTAGAAAAAAACGCTTTGTTCATCGCTGTAAAAGGAGTTACAAGCGACGGTCATTTGTACATCGACAAAACGATTGCGGCAGGTGCTGTTGCCATTGTGTGTGAAGTTTTTCCAGATGAAATAAATGAAAAAATA from Bacteroidia bacterium includes these protein-coding regions:
- a CDS encoding penicillin-binding protein; this encodes MCLFGFVIIFKVVEIQFVHGAEWKAKSQSLTMANRDIEAVRGNIFAADGSLLATSLPYYEVGMDVNTDYLTDDIFNRNVDSLAVALTDLFKDRSKNEYYQLLVNARQKGDRYLLLRRNVSYDELQEMKKFPLFRLGRNKGGMVYLQTDKRERPFRMLAARTIGYERDGVKPVGLEGAYNTELAGTSGQRLMQKIAGGVWMPVNDDNEVEPQDGCDLVSTIDVNIQDVAEHALFQQLITHKADHGCVVLMEVKTGKIKAIANLTRLDSSNYDESYNYAIGSETEPGSTFKLASLITAIQDGYVNPTDSVNLENGSHQYFDRTMRDAEHNEHGYVTVQKAFEMSSNVGISKVIYQHYAKQPQKFVDGLCRLGLDKPLNLSIPGVGIPYIPNTKDKAGWSGTTLPWMSIGYGVTITPLQTLTLYNAVANNGVMVNPQFVSEIRRQGKVVKTFHTQVINPAICSMNTIGKVKRMLEGVVLYGTAKNLRGGSYTVAGKTGTAQIAKGAGGYKSGSQIAYQATFVGYFPADNPKYSCIVIVSAPSNDVYYGALVAGPIFKEIADKVYATNLEIHNAINNVEPPFALRAPEINSGYQPDIDQVLSDLKIHSSSENTHADWVYGKISDSSEVKLYPAKSGNGSTKEMVPNVIGMQAEDAVFLLENAGLHVKIIGNGTIMKQSIDAGTKITKGTQIILELS